From Streptomyces asiaticus, one genomic window encodes:
- a CDS encoding ABC transporter substrate-binding protein produces the protein MQRTTLPSALAAGALLLSLTGCGGNADADGKTVTVTVGYQSKTINTVTAGTLLRSLGAFERELRALGRRDGHTYKVKWQDYATGAPITAQMIAGKVDIGSMGDFPLLINSGRGTQLNAPTRLVSVTGYNLRGGLNTVLTAPGSKLRALSGLRGKNVSTSVGSAADGTLVRALRQAGIDPEGGVHKLNQQPAVGASALEAGSVDALSQFVAWPGLLAFQGKATALYDGARLNLPTFHGVTTRKAFADERPAVVQAFLAAQIDATRYLRAHPLDATRKVATATGLPPEVVYLYNGTGGIATFDPTLKPRLTAALEKDVPVLRDAKLVGPVDVSSFVDDRYLKRAYGSADAYAKALRAAPPASPNQLWLKGEDRLRTFATPTELLRFAGSHRDRVRAAYVPDAATGTRWFADRAIWVRDGHELRAFVTPDNARGWIAGHPGARTLSYSAALAAAR, from the coding sequence ATGCAGCGCACGACCCTTCCGTCGGCCCTCGCCGCCGGCGCCCTGCTGCTGTCCCTCACCGGCTGCGGCGGCAACGCGGACGCGGACGGCAAGACCGTGACCGTCACCGTCGGCTACCAGTCCAAGACCATCAACACCGTGACCGCGGGTACCCTGCTGCGCTCGCTCGGGGCCTTCGAACGCGAGCTGCGCGCCCTGGGCCGCCGCGACGGCCATACGTACAAGGTGAAGTGGCAGGACTACGCCACCGGAGCGCCCATCACCGCGCAGATGATCGCCGGTAAGGTCGACATCGGATCGATGGGCGACTTCCCGCTCCTGATCAACTCCGGTCGCGGCACCCAGCTGAACGCGCCGACCCGCCTCGTCTCCGTCACCGGCTACAACCTGCGCGGCGGCCTCAATACGGTCCTCACCGCGCCCGGCTCCAAGCTGCGCGCCCTGTCCGGGCTGCGCGGCAAGAACGTCTCCACCAGCGTCGGCTCCGCCGCGGACGGCACGCTCGTGCGCGCCCTGCGACAGGCGGGCATCGACCCCGAGGGCGGCGTCCACAAGCTCAACCAGCAGCCCGCCGTGGGTGCCTCGGCCCTGGAGGCGGGCAGCGTGGACGCCCTCTCGCAGTTCGTCGCCTGGCCGGGGCTGCTCGCCTTCCAGGGCAAGGCCACGGCGCTGTACGACGGCGCCCGGCTGAACCTCCCCACCTTCCACGGGGTCACCACGCGCAAGGCGTTCGCCGACGAGCGCCCGGCCGTCGTCCAGGCGTTCCTCGCCGCCCAGATCGACGCCACCCGCTATCTGCGCGCACATCCGCTCGACGCCACCCGTAAGGTCGCCACCGCGACCGGGCTGCCGCCCGAAGTGGTCTATCTCTACAACGGCACCGGCGGCATCGCGACCTTCGACCCGACCCTCAAGCCACGGCTGACCGCCGCGCTCGAGAAGGACGTCCCGGTGCTGCGTGACGCCAAACTGGTCGGCCCGGTCGACGTGTCGTCCTTTGTCGACGACCGCTATCTCAAACGGGCGTACGGAAGTGCGGACGCCTACGCCAAGGCGCTGCGCGCCGCCCCGCCCGCCTCCCCGAACCAGCTCTGGCTCAAGGGCGAGGACCGGCTCCGCACCTTCGCCACCCCCACCGAGCTGCTGCGCTTCGCCGGAAGCCACCGAGACCGCGTCCGAGCCGCCTACGTACCCGACGCGGCCACCGGCACCCGGTGGTTCGCGGACCGGGCGATCTGGGTCCGCGACGGCCACGAGCTGCGGGCCTTCGTCACCCCGGACAACGCCCGCGGCTGGATCGCCGGCCACCCCGGCGCCCGTACCCTCAGCTATTCCGCGGCCCTGGCGGCGGCCCGATGA
- a CDS encoding 4Fe-4S dicluster domain-containing protein, whose product MPLAPQRADVPVTIDESKCIDGCTLCVDMCPLDSLAIHPDSGKAYMHVDECWYCGPCAARCPTGAVTVNMPYLLR is encoded by the coding sequence ATGCCTCTGGCGCCCCAGCGTGCCGATGTGCCGGTGACGATCGACGAGTCCAAGTGCATCGACGGCTGCACCCTGTGCGTGGACATGTGCCCCCTCGACTCCCTCGCGATCCACCCCGACAGCGGTAAGGCGTACATGCACGTCGACGAGTGCTGGTACTGCGGCCCGTGCGCCGCCCGCTGTCCCACCGGCGCGGTCACGGTCAACATGCCCTATCTCCTGAGGTGA
- a CDS encoding GntR family transcriptional regulator, with protein MPAERPREHAPPVAAARRRRLRADRARQLADLLRHQVLTGGFPGGVLPLEDALGQDYGASRNTVRQALDLLRSERLVERQPGVGTVVVAEKYPHGLDRLMGLAETLHEHGRVTNEVRTVGPVPAPACVADRLGVPARSDVLYVERLRRLGGLPLSLDLTYLPMDIGADLIGADLENTDVFRLIEKITGQPLGTAEITLEAVNADAHSAAVLQAPRGAAVLMLERLTHLCDGRPVDLEFIRFRGDRITMSGQLRRTA; from the coding sequence ATGCCAGCCGAACGCCCCCGCGAGCACGCCCCGCCGGTCGCCGCCGCGCGCCGCCGCCGGCTCCGTGCCGACCGGGCACGGCAACTCGCCGACCTGCTCCGCCACCAGGTCCTCACCGGCGGCTTCCCCGGGGGCGTGCTCCCCCTGGAGGACGCGCTCGGCCAGGACTACGGCGCCTCCCGCAACACCGTGCGCCAGGCGCTCGACCTGCTGCGCTCCGAGCGGCTGGTGGAGCGGCAGCCCGGGGTGGGCACGGTCGTGGTCGCGGAGAAGTACCCGCACGGCCTGGACCGGCTGATGGGCCTGGCCGAGACCCTCCACGAGCACGGCCGGGTCACCAATGAGGTGCGCACCGTCGGCCCCGTCCCCGCGCCCGCCTGCGTCGCGGACCGGCTGGGCGTCCCCGCCCGTTCCGATGTCCTCTACGTCGAGCGGCTGCGGCGGCTCGGCGGACTCCCGCTCTCCCTCGACCTCACCTACCTCCCGATGGACATCGGCGCCGACCTCATCGGCGCCGACCTGGAGAACACCGATGTCTTCCGGCTGATCGAGAAGATCACCGGACAGCCCCTGGGCACCGCCGAGATCACCCTCGAGGCCGTCAACGCCGACGCCCACTCGGCCGCCGTTCTCCAGGCCCCGCGCGGTGCGGCGGTCCTGATGCTGGAGCGGCTCACCCATCTGTGCGATGGACGCCCGGTGGACCTGGAGTTCATCCGGTTCCGCGGCGACCGGATCACCATGAGCGGCCAGTTGCGCCGCACCGCCTGA
- the fahA gene encoding fumarylacetoacetase, translating into MPQRSPLDLPEGDPFGPHNLPYGVFTAPHAPQLRKIGVRYGNHVLDVGAAAAATASPHAEPLGADTLNPLMAAGRPVWQAVRAEVLDWLTDPAHRSTIEPLMHPLPTVALHLPFEVADYADFYASEHHATNTGRIFRPDGEALTPNWKHMPIGYHGRAGTILVSGTPVVRPQGQHLPPADTSAPHASSPTPVFGPSLRLDFEAEVAFVVGAPSTVNTPVPLSGFHDHVFGVCLLNDWSARDIQAWEYRPLGPFLGKSFATSLAAWVTPLDALAAARTGPPARDVPPLPYLDDSATEPGGLDLRLEVALNGHTISRPPFSAMYWTPAQQLAHLTVNGASLRTGDLFASGTVSGPRPDELGCLLELTWGGREPLRLPDGARTFLEDGDEVTVTAWAPGPQGTRIGLGEVTGQVVPATP; encoded by the coding sequence ATGCCGCAGCGATCCCCGCTGGACCTGCCCGAAGGCGACCCCTTCGGCCCGCACAACCTCCCCTATGGCGTCTTCACCGCGCCGCACGCTCCTCAGCTGCGGAAAATCGGGGTGCGCTACGGAAACCATGTGCTGGACGTGGGCGCCGCCGCGGCCGCCACCGCCTCCCCGCACGCCGAGCCGCTGGGGGCCGACACCCTCAACCCGCTGATGGCCGCGGGCCGCCCGGTCTGGCAGGCCGTGCGCGCCGAGGTGCTCGACTGGCTCACCGACCCGGCGCACCGCTCGACCATCGAGCCCCTGATGCATCCCCTCCCCACCGTGGCACTCCATCTCCCCTTCGAGGTGGCCGACTACGCCGACTTCTACGCGAGCGAGCACCACGCCACCAACACGGGCAGGATCTTCCGCCCCGACGGCGAGGCGCTCACCCCCAACTGGAAGCACATGCCGATCGGCTACCACGGCCGGGCCGGCACCATCCTCGTCTCGGGCACGCCCGTCGTCCGCCCGCAGGGCCAGCATCTGCCCCCGGCCGATACCTCCGCACCACACGCTTCCTCCCCCACTCCGGTCTTCGGCCCCTCCCTGCGCCTCGACTTCGAAGCGGAGGTGGCCTTCGTCGTCGGCGCCCCTTCCACTGTGAATACACCGGTGCCGCTCTCCGGGTTCCACGACCACGTCTTCGGCGTCTGTCTGCTCAACGACTGGTCCGCGCGCGACATCCAGGCGTGGGAGTACCGTCCGCTCGGCCCCTTCCTCGGCAAGTCCTTCGCCACCTCCCTCGCCGCCTGGGTCACCCCGCTGGACGCCCTCGCAGCGGCCCGTACCGGCCCTCCCGCCCGCGATGTCCCGCCCCTCCCCTACCTGGACGACAGCGCCACCGAGCCCGGCGGGCTCGATCTGCGCCTGGAGGTCGCCCTCAACGGCCACACGATCTCCCGCCCGCCCTTCTCCGCCATGTACTGGACCCCGGCCCAGCAGCTCGCCCACCTGACGGTGAACGGCGCCTCGCTGCGCACCGGCGACCTCTTCGCCTCCGGCACGGTCAGCGGTCCGCGCCCGGACGAGCTCGGCTGTCTCCTCGAACTCACCTGGGGCGGCCGCGAACCCCTGCGGCTCCCCGACGGCGCCCGGACCTTCCTGGAGGACGGCGACGAGGTCACCGTCACGGCCTGGGCGCCGGGCCCGCAGGGGACCCGTATCGGCCTGGGCGAGGTGACCGGCCAGGTCGTCCCCGCCACGCCCTGA
- a CDS encoding carboxylate--amine ligase, with translation MASSAVPFAVDRSVPALIVKFGHYPLHHGGVGAIRSLGRLGVPMYAVTEDRWTPAALSRYLRRAFVWPTTGEERPERLVEGLLRMGRAIGRPTVLLPTDEEAAVLIAEHADRLAGEGRFLFPRAEPELPRRLASKRGLHELCVKHGVPTPEGVFPDTYADVKAFAAGARFPVVAKNREAFERRKKPAVCGTTRIEGPRELMELARRWGPRPGVVLQEYLPREEGEDWIVHAYFDARSTPLAMFTGVKVRSWPPHAGMTACAYVVENEELARRAARFVQRIGFSGIVDLDWRFDRRDGRYKLLGFNPRMGAQFRLFENAARIDVVRAQHLDLTGRAVPGAAQRPARRFLVENLDLPALVAYRRSGYTAPHAPARASGTELAWAARDDMRPFFTMLARSLRPGAAQLYRRWRAK, from the coding sequence GTGGCGAGCAGTGCCGTGCCGTTCGCGGTGGACCGTTCCGTGCCCGCTCTCATCGTGAAGTTCGGCCACTATCCGCTGCATCACGGCGGCGTCGGAGCCATCCGGTCCCTGGGGCGTCTCGGTGTCCCCATGTACGCGGTCACCGAGGACCGTTGGACCCCGGCGGCGCTCTCGCGCTATCTGAGGAGGGCCTTCGTCTGGCCGACCACCGGCGAGGAGCGGCCGGAGCGGCTGGTGGAGGGGCTGCTGCGGATGGGGCGGGCGATCGGCCGGCCGACGGTGCTGCTGCCCACCGACGAGGAGGCGGCGGTGCTGATCGCCGAGCACGCGGACCGGCTCGCCGGGGAGGGCCGCTTCCTCTTCCCGCGCGCCGAGCCCGAGTTGCCCAGACGGCTGGCGAGCAAGCGGGGGCTGCACGAGCTGTGCGTCAAGCACGGGGTGCCCACGCCCGAGGGCGTCTTCCCGGACACCTACGCCGATGTCAAGGCGTTCGCGGCCGGCGCCCGGTTTCCGGTGGTCGCCAAGAACCGGGAGGCGTTCGAGCGGCGGAAGAAGCCCGCGGTGTGCGGCACCACCCGGATCGAGGGCCCCCGGGAGCTGATGGAGCTGGCGCGGCGGTGGGGGCCGCGGCCGGGGGTGGTCCTTCAGGAGTATCTGCCGAGAGAGGAGGGCGAGGACTGGATCGTGCACGCGTACTTCGACGCCCGGAGCACACCGCTGGCGATGTTCACCGGGGTCAAGGTGCGGTCCTGGCCGCCGCACGCGGGCATGACGGCGTGCGCCTATGTGGTGGAGAACGAGGAACTGGCGCGGCGGGCGGCCCGGTTCGTCCAGCGGATCGGCTTCAGCGGGATCGTCGATCTGGACTGGCGCTTCGACCGGCGTGACGGACGGTACAAGCTGCTGGGCTTCAATCCGCGGATGGGCGCCCAGTTCCGGCTCTTCGAGAACGCGGCGCGGATCGATGTCGTACGGGCCCAGCATCTCGATCTGACCGGACGCGCGGTCCCCGGGGCCGCGCAGCGGCCGGCCCGGCGGTTCCTGGTCGAGAACCTCGACCTGCCTGCGCTGGTCGCCTACCGCCGCAGTGGCTACACCGCCCCGCACGCCCCGGCGCGGGCGAGCGGGACCGAGCTCGCCTGGGCCGCGCGGGACGACATGAGGCCGTTCTTCACCATGCTGGCCCGCTCGCTGCGGCCCGGCGCGGCACAGCTGTACCGGCGGTGGCGCGCCAAGTGA
- a CDS encoding polyprenyl synthetase family protein: MSFVGPLGLSVRDRTLEADTQAGLTAVEEGLLEATKSDVPFITEAAQHLVRAGGKRFRPLLVLLAAQFGDPHAPGVVPSAVVVELTHLATLYHDDVMDEADVRRGVSSANARWGNSVAVLTGDFLFARASHILADLGPEAVRIQAEAFERLVTGQILETAGPRDGRDPVEHYLDVLAGKTGSLIAVSGRFGAMMSGADESIVSILTQYGERLGMAFQLADDVLDIASDSHESGKTPGTDLREGVATLPVLYVREQAGATGSAEDRELCELLAGDLTDDARHAEVLRRLRAHPALERARRVTVRYAAEARSMLAPLPEGPAKAALEGLCDAVVHRAG, encoded by the coding sequence GTGAGCTTCGTCGGGCCCTTGGGGCTGAGCGTGCGGGACCGGACTCTGGAAGCCGACACCCAGGCCGGGCTGACGGCGGTCGAAGAGGGCCTGCTGGAGGCCACGAAAAGCGATGTGCCCTTCATCACGGAGGCCGCCCAGCATCTGGTGCGGGCCGGGGGGAAGCGGTTCCGGCCCCTGCTGGTGCTGCTGGCCGCCCAGTTCGGTGACCCCCACGCGCCCGGAGTGGTGCCCTCGGCCGTGGTCGTCGAGCTCACCCATCTGGCGACGTTGTACCACGACGATGTGATGGACGAGGCGGATGTGCGGCGCGGCGTCTCCAGCGCCAACGCCCGCTGGGGCAACTCGGTGGCCGTCCTCACCGGCGACTTCCTCTTCGCCCGGGCCTCGCACATCCTGGCCGACCTGGGCCCCGAGGCGGTGCGGATCCAGGCCGAGGCGTTCGAGCGGCTGGTCACCGGCCAGATCCTGGAGACGGCGGGCCCCCGCGACGGCCGTGACCCGGTCGAGCACTACCTGGATGTGCTGGCCGGCAAGACGGGCTCGCTGATCGCCGTCTCGGGCCGGTTCGGCGCGATGATGTCGGGCGCCGACGAGAGCATCGTCAGCATCCTCACCCAGTACGGCGAGCGGCTCGGCATGGCCTTCCAGCTCGCCGACGACGTGCTGGACATCGCCAGCGACAGCCATGAGTCCGGTAAGACCCCCGGCACCGATCTGCGCGAGGGCGTGGCCACCCTGCCCGTGCTCTATGTGCGGGAGCAGGCCGGGGCGACCGGCTCGGCCGAGGACCGCGAGCTGTGCGAACTGCTCGCGGGCGATCTCACCGATGACGCGCGCCATGCCGAGGTCCTGCGGCGGCTGCGCGCCCATCCGGCGCTGGAGCGGGCCCGCCGGGTCACGGTCCGCTATGCGGCGGAGGCCCGTTCGATGCTGGCGCCGCTGCCCGAGGGCCCGGCGAAGGCGGCCCTGGAGGGGCTGTGCGACGCGGTGGTCCACCGGGCCGGGTGA
- a CDS encoding LolA family protein, whose product MARIRPTQVADDGFWDEERPSRGKKAARYAAPVAVAGIAAATIGLVPALASTGDPNLPKISAQELISKMAASDAQQMSGSVKITTDLGIPSLPGGGSIADLGGARGGDASAAPESKLMELISGSHTLRVASDGPDKQRVSIVENAAEYSMIHNGGEIWAYDSGSNSAYHATAPKDAKAKGDHRREVPKDLRDVTPQEMAKTLLSSVDDTTDVTVDGTSRVAGRDAYDLLIKPKQNSDSTIGSVRIAVDADNGVPLKFTLSPKSGGKAIVDVGFTNVDFGKPKASTFDFTPPKGAKVTEEPKADHKNTPKDFGGKDFKDARSALSGLKVVGEGWDSVARLDTPGGAAASETPGGDSGPGAASGLLGGFGKEVKGKFGSGTVISTRLVNALLTEDGKVFVGAVDKDALVKAANAAK is encoded by the coding sequence ATGGCACGGATCCGACCGACACAGGTCGCCGACGACGGCTTCTGGGATGAAGAGCGGCCATCACGAGGGAAGAAGGCCGCCCGGTACGCCGCCCCGGTCGCTGTCGCGGGCATCGCGGCCGCGACCATAGGACTGGTCCCGGCGCTCGCCAGCACCGGCGACCCCAACCTGCCGAAGATCTCGGCGCAAGAGCTCATCAGCAAGATGGCGGCATCGGACGCCCAGCAGATGTCCGGTTCGGTGAAGATCACCACCGATCTGGGCATCCCCTCGCTCCCCGGCGGCGGCTCCATCGCCGACCTCGGCGGGGCACGGGGCGGCGACGCGTCCGCCGCGCCCGAGTCCAAGCTGATGGAGCTGATCTCCGGCTCCCACACCCTGCGGGTGGCCTCCGACGGCCCCGACAAGCAGCGGGTGTCGATCGTCGAGAACGCCGCCGAGTACAGCATGATCCACAACGGCGGCGAGATCTGGGCGTACGACAGCGGGAGCAACTCCGCCTACCACGCCACCGCCCCGAAGGACGCGAAGGCCAAGGGCGACCACCGGCGGGAGGTGCCGAAGGACCTGCGGGACGTCACGCCCCAGGAGATGGCCAAGACGCTGCTCTCCTCCGTGGACGACACCACCGATGTGACCGTCGACGGCACCTCCCGGGTCGCCGGGCGGGACGCGTACGACCTGCTGATCAAGCCCAAGCAGAACAGCGACTCCACGATCGGGTCCGTCCGTATCGCGGTGGACGCGGACAACGGTGTCCCGCTGAAGTTCACGCTCTCCCCGAAGAGCGGCGGCAAGGCAATCGTCGACGTGGGCTTCACCAACGTGGACTTCGGCAAGCCCAAGGCGAGCACCTTTGACTTCACGCCGCCCAAGGGCGCCAAGGTCACCGAGGAGCCCAAGGCCGACCATAAGAACACCCCGAAGGACTTCGGCGGCAAGGACTTCAAGGACGCCCGGAGCGCCCTGTCCGGGCTGAAGGTCGTCGGCGAGGGCTGGGACTCGGTCGCCAGGCTCGACACCCCCGGCGGCGCCGCGGCGTCCGAGACCCCCGGCGGCGACAGCGGCCCGGGCGCGGCCTCCGGCCTCCTCGGCGGCTTCGGCAAGGAGGTCAAGGGGAAGTTCGGCTCGGGCACCGTGATCAGCACCCGGCTGGTGAACGCGCTGCTCACCGAGGACGGCAAGGTGTTCGTCGGCGCGGTCGACAAGGACGCCCTGGTCAAGGCCGCCAACGCGGCCAAGTGA
- a CDS encoding ABC transporter ATP-binding protein: MEQRSTEGDDAAVETRGLTKRYRGGQLAVDALDLSVPRGSVFGFLGPNGSGKTTTIRMLMGLIEPTSGSARLLGEPMPRAARSVLPRVGALIEGPALYPFLTGRDNLLRYDAADPTADPRTRAPRVAAALDRVGLAAAAGKKARAYSLGMKQRLGLAAALLQPRELLVLDEPTNGLDPQGMREIRALVRALAEEGTTVFLSSHLLDEIEQVCTHAAVMAQGRLIAQGTVAELAAGSRGRLAVTTPDPVDAVRVLKEHGVTDLVVLDERVSGELPVPGPGLDDAPLELADLNAALVRAGVRVRSFGAERASLEDAFVALTGEGFDVAG; the protein is encoded by the coding sequence GTGGAGCAGCGGTCCACCGAGGGGGACGACGCCGCGGTGGAGACCCGCGGGCTCACCAAGCGCTACCGGGGCGGGCAGCTCGCGGTCGACGCACTCGATCTGTCCGTGCCGCGCGGCAGTGTCTTCGGCTTCCTCGGGCCCAATGGCTCGGGGAAGACGACGACCATCCGCATGCTCATGGGCCTGATCGAGCCCACCTCGGGCAGCGCCAGGCTGCTCGGCGAGCCGATGCCGCGCGCCGCCAGGAGCGTGCTGCCCAGGGTGGGCGCCCTCATCGAGGGCCCCGCCCTGTACCCCTTTCTGACCGGCCGCGACAATCTGCTGCGCTACGACGCGGCCGACCCCACCGCCGACCCCCGCACCCGCGCCCCCCGCGTGGCGGCGGCCCTGGACCGGGTCGGGCTGGCCGCCGCGGCCGGGAAGAAGGCCCGTGCGTACTCGCTCGGTATGAAGCAGCGCCTGGGCCTGGCCGCCGCGCTGCTCCAGCCGCGTGAGCTGCTGGTGCTGGACGAGCCGACCAACGGCCTCGATCCGCAGGGCATGCGCGAGATCCGCGCCCTGGTGCGCGCGCTGGCCGAGGAGGGCACCACCGTCTTCCTCTCCTCCCATCTCCTCGATGAGATCGAACAGGTGTGCACGCATGCCGCCGTGATGGCCCAGGGCCGGCTGATCGCCCAGGGCACGGTGGCCGAGCTGGCGGCGGGCAGCCGCGGCCGGCTGGCCGTCACCACTCCGGACCCGGTGGACGCGGTCCGGGTGCTCAAGGAGCACGGGGTGACGGATCTGGTGGTCCTGGACGAGCGCGTCTCCGGCGAGCTGCCGGTGCCCGGCCCCGGCCTGGACGACGCACCGCTGGAGCTGGCCGATCTCAACGCCGCCCTCGTTCGCGCCGGGGTGCGGGTCCGGTCCTTCGGGGCCGAACGCGCCTCGCTCGAGGACGCCTTTGTCGCGCTGACCGGGGAGGGCTTCGATGTCGCGGGCTGA